The Candidatus Dormiibacterota bacterium DNA segment CAGGAAGATCGTCGAGCGCGCGGCGGACCATGGTATTCCGAAGGAAGACGTGATCATCGACCCGCTCTGCATGCCTATAGGCGCGAACCACGAGTTCGGCAGGATCACCTTCGAGACCATGCGCCTCATCCGCGAAGGCCTGGGCGTGAACATGTCGGTCGGCGCCGGGAACGTCGGGTTCGGCCTGCCGGACCGCCCGCCCCTCACGGCCAGCTTCATCCAGCTGGGGATGCACGTAGGTCTGACCGCCTCCATCACCAACGCCCTCGACGCCGAGATCTACAAGATGATCCTGGCCGGCGACCTGATGCTGGGGCGCGACCCCTTCGGCCGGAAGTGGAACGCGCACTTCCGCAAGGTGTCGGCGGCCAAGGCCGGGGGCCGCCCGGCCGCCGAAAAGACCGCCCCCGCCGGACAGCCATCCCCCAGGGCCTGAGACAGCAGCACGAGAGGCCGTCCATGAAACCGACGACAACCGCCAGCGCCGAGAAGGTCAAGGTCACGTTCCTGCCCAAGGAGACGTCGACGCGCGTTCCGGCCGGGACCACCCTGTTCCACGCCGCCGCGTGGACCGGCCAGCCGATCGAGAGCACGTGCGGCGGGCGCGGAACGTGCGGCAAGTGCCGCGTTCAGGTGATCGAAGGCTCCACGCCGATGACCCCCGCCGACCAGGATCACCTGTCCCGGGAGGACCTCGCGGCCGGCTGGCGCCTGTCGTGCCAGGCCGAGGTGCGCGACGAGATGGTCGTCCAGGTGCCGCGCCTCCTCAGCACGCCCAAGACGGCGATGTTCGGCGTCGGCCGCCAGGTCCTGCTCGACCCGAACGTCCACAAGGTCCGCCTGAAGCTGGACGAGCCGACGCTGCACGACCAGCGTTCCGACTATCGGCGCCTCAAGGACGCGCTGCGGGAACAGGGGTTCGCGATGACCGCGTCCCTGCCCGTTCTCCGCACCCTGCCGAAGGCGCTGCGCGAGGCCGAGTTCGACGTCACGGCCGTGCTGTGCGGCGAGACCCTGGTCGCCGTCGAGCCGGGCGACACGACGGGCGAGTGCTACGGCATCGCCTTCGATCTGGGCACCACGACGATCGTCGGCACCCTGATGGACCTGAACACCGGCGGCGCCCGCGCGGTGACCTCGACGCTCAATGCCCAGGCGATCCACGGAGGCGACGTCCTGTCGCGTATCTCGTACACGATGGGGAAGAAGGAAGGGCTCGAGGAGCTTCAGCATTTCGCCGCCTTCACGATCAACGGCATCATCGAGAAGCTGGCCGCCGAGTCGGGTGTCCCCGCCGCCCGCGTGTACGAGATCACCGTGGGCGGCAACCTCACGATGATGCATCTCCTGATGGGGATCGACCCCGAGCCGATTTCGGTGACACCGTTCGCCGCGGCCGCCGCGCACGGCATCGATGTCCGGGCGCTCGACCTCGGTATCACGATCCATCCGGAGGGGCGTGTCTACCTGTTCCCAGCCATCGGCGCCTACGTCGGCGGCGACATCGTCGCCGGTCTTCTGGCCACCGCCGTTCCGCGCGGCAGCAGGCTGCGGCTGTTCGTGGACGTCGGCACCAACGGCGAGATCGCCCTGGGTTCGGAGCAGCGCACGGTCGCGACGGCCGCACCCGCCGGTCCCGCGTTCGAAGGGGCCGAGATCTCCTGCGGCATGCGGGCGACGACCGGCGCCATCGAGGGGGTGCAGATCACCGAGGACGCCGTCATCCTGCAGACCATCGACGACGCCCCGCCCGTCGGCCTGTGCGGCTCGGGTCTCGTCGACGTCGTGGCGCAGCTCTACAGGCGCGGACTGATGGACGCCACCGGCCGCATGCGTTCCCGCGACGACCTGCGCGGTTCGATCCCCGACACCCTGTCGTCCCGCCTCGTCACGCTGGACGGGGTGCGCGCCTTCGTCCTGGCGACCGAGCAGGACACGGGGGCACGGCCGGTCGTCTTCAGCCAGAAGGATGTGCGCCAGCTCCAGTTCGCCAAGGGGTCGATCGCCTCCGGCATCAAGGTCCTGATGAAGGTGATGGGCGTCGAACCGAAGGACCTGCAGGAGGTGCTCCTGGCCGGGGCCTTCGGATCGTACATCCACCCGGACGCCGCACGGATCATCGGGCTGGTCCCGGCCGTCCCCCTCGATCGCATCCGCGCGGTCGGAAACGCGGCGGGCGAAGGGGCGAAGATCGCTCTCCTGTCCTACCGCGAGCGCGAGGCGGCCGAGGCGATGCCGAGCCGCGTCGAGTACATCGAGCTCTCCGGTCGCGAGGACTTCAACGACATCTTCATGGGTGTCCTGGGATTCCCGCCTCTCGACAGTCTGCCCTGAGCCCGCCTCGCCCGCTCGTTCCGGTTCAATAGCGCGGGAACCCGCGCTGCTGCAGGCCGACTTCCAGAGCGTGGCTCTCCTCGTAGATGAGCGGGACGAACAACCGGCGCCTGTCGGGTCCGTGCAGGACCACGATATGGGCGACCGGTCCGCCCGCCGGTGGTCGGCGCCGCCAGTCGACCACCTCGCTCCAGGCCACCTGGTCGTCTCCGAGAGGGCCGGCCAGTCTGAAGCCGCGGTCGTCGATGATGAGACGGGCGAGGCAGTAACGTGCCGCGTAGTATGCGGCGCACGCCCCCACGAGAAGGCCCACGGCACCGCGCCAGAACGTGAAGTTTCCGGAGTCCGGCTGCTGCATGCCGCGCGACAGGAAGAGGGTGCCGGTCAGAAGGAAGTAGAGCGCGGCGGCCAGATGGAGAAAGCGCGGCAGGGGGCGGCAGCGCAGGACGAGGGGCGGAAGGTCATCGTGCGAGCCGGCCGGGTGCTGTGGCCCGCTCACGCCAGCTGCTTGAGGAGCTCGCGGCAGGAGGGAAGAACGCGCCGGATCGTCTCCTCGAGGCCGCCCTCGACGATGGCGCCGGCGG contains these protein-coding regions:
- a CDS encoding ASKHA domain-containing protein, with translation MKPTTTASAEKVKVTFLPKETSTRVPAGTTLFHAAAWTGQPIESTCGGRGTCGKCRVQVIEGSTPMTPADQDHLSREDLAAGWRLSCQAEVRDEMVVQVPRLLSTPKTAMFGVGRQVLLDPNVHKVRLKLDEPTLHDQRSDYRRLKDALREQGFAMTASLPVLRTLPKALREAEFDVTAVLCGETLVAVEPGDTTGECYGIAFDLGTTTIVGTLMDLNTGGARAVTSTLNAQAIHGGDVLSRISYTMGKKEGLEELQHFAAFTINGIIEKLAAESGVPAARVYEITVGGNLTMMHLLMGIDPEPISVTPFAAAAAHGIDVRALDLGITIHPEGRVYLFPAIGAYVGGDIVAGLLATAVPRGSRLRLFVDVGTNGEIALGSEQRTVATAAPAGPAFEGAEISCGMRATTGAIEGVQITEDAVILQTIDDAPPVGLCGSGLVDVVAQLYRRGLMDATGRMRSRDDLRGSIPDTLSSRLVTLDGVRAFVLATEQDTGARPVVFSQKDVRQLQFAKGSIASGIKVLMKVMGVEPKDLQEVLLAGAFGSYIHPDAARIIGLVPAVPLDRIRAVGNAAGEGAKIALLSYREREAAEAMPSRVEYIELSGREDFNDIFMGVLGFPPLDSLP